From Oryza sativa Japonica Group chromosome 4, ASM3414082v1, one genomic window encodes:
- the LOC4334912 gene encoding arginase 1, mitochondrial, protein MGGVAAGTRWIHHVRRLSAAKVSADALERGQSRVIDASLTLIRERAKLKAELLRALGGVKASACLLGVPLGHNSSFLQGPAFAPPRIREAIWCGSTNSSTEEGKELNDPRVLTDVGDVPIQEIRDCGVEDDRLMNVVSESVKTVMEEDPLRPLVLGGDHSISYPVVRAVSEKLGGPVDILHLDAHPDIYDAFEGNIYSHASSFARIMEGGYARRLLQVGIRSITKEGREQGKRFGVEQYEMRTFSKDREKLESLKLGEGVKGVYISVDVDCLDPAFAPGVSHIEPGGLSFRDVLNILHNLQGDVVAGDVVEFNPQRDTVDGMTAMVAAKLVRELTAKISK, encoded by the exons atgggcggcgtggcggcgggcaCCAGGTGGATCCACCACGTCCGGCGGCTCAGCGCCGCCAAGGTGTCGGCGGACGCCCTGGAGCGCGGCCAGAGCCGGGTCATCGACGCCTCCCTCACCCTCATCCGCGAGCGCGCCAAGCTCAag GCAGAGTTGCTGCGCGCTCTTGGTGGTGTGAAAGCTTCAGCATGCCTCTTAGGTGTTCCTCTTGGTCACAACTCATCGTTCTTACAGGGACCTGCATTTGCTCCTCCCCGGATAAGGGAAGCCATTTGGTGTGGAAGTACCAACTCTAGCACAGAAGAAG GCAAAGAACTCAATGATCCTCGAGTGCTAACAGATGTTGGTGATGTCCCCATACAAGAGATTCGTGACTGTGGTGTTGAAGATGACAGATTGATGAATGTTGTAAGCGAGTCTGTCAAAACAGTGATGGAGGAA GATCCTCTTCGGCCATTGGTCCTGGGAGGCGATCACTCAATATCTTATCCAGTTGTTAGGGCTGTGTCTGAAAAGCTTGGTGGACCTGTTGACATTCTTCACCTTGACGCACATCCAGATATCTACGATGCTTTTGAAGGAAACATCTATTCGCATGCTTCTTCATTTGCAAGAATAATGGAAGGAGGTTATGCTAGGAGGCTTCTACAG GTTGGAATCAGATCAATTACCAAAGAAGGGCGTGAGCAGGGGAAGAGATTTGGTGTGGAACAGTATGAGATGCGCACTTTTTCAAAAGATAGGGAGAAGCTTGAAAGTCTG AAACTTGGGGAAGGTGTGAAGGGAGTGTACATCTCAGTTGACGTGGACTGCCTCGATCCCGCTTTCGCGCCAGGTGTCTCTCACATTGAGCCAGGAGGCCTCTCCTTCCGCGACGTGCTCAACATCCTCCATAACCTGCAAGGAGATGTTGTCGCCGGAGATGTGGTGGAGTTCAACCCGCAGCGTGACACGGTGGACGGGATGACGGCTATGGTTGCAGCCAAGCTGGTCCGGGAGCTCACAGCCAAGATCTCCAAGTGA